Proteins from a genomic interval of Arvicola amphibius chromosome 10, mArvAmp1.2, whole genome shotgun sequence:
- the Camkk2 gene encoding calcium/calmodulin-dependent protein kinase kinase 2 isoform X3: protein MSSCVSSQPTSDRAAPQDELGSGGGSQESQKPCAALRGLSSLSIHLGMESFIVVTECEPGQGVDLSLARDQPLEADDQELPLDASESEARPLHSGRKMSLQERSQAGPASGSSLDMNGRCICPSLSYSPSSSPQTSPRMPRRPTVESHHVSITGLQDCVQLNQYTLKDEIGKGSYGVVKLAYNENDSTYYAMKVLSKKKLIRQAGFPRRPPPRGTRPAPGGCVQPRGPIEQVYQEIAILKKLDHPNVVKLVEVLDDPNEDHLYMVFELVNQGPVMEVPTLKPLSEDQARFYFQDLIKGIEYLHYQKIIHRDIKPSNLLVGEDGHIKIADFGVSNEFKGSDALLSNTVGTPAFMAPESLSETRKIFSGKALDVWAMGVTLYCFVFGQCPFMDERIMCLHSKIKSQALEFPDQPDIAEDLKDLITRMLDKNPESRIVVPEIKILVKTMIRKRSFGNPFEGSRREERSLSAPGNLLTKKPTREWEPLSEPKVMPVCLPVPSPPLRWGLGAGICRARGHLHQADVPSA, encoded by the exons ATGTCATCATGTGTCTCTAGCCAGCCCACCAGCGACCGGGCGGCCCCCCAGGATGAGCTGGGAAGCGGGGGTGGCAGCCAGGAAAGCCAGAAGCCCTGCGCGGCCCTGCGGGGACTCTCATCCTTAAGCATCCACTTGGGCATGGAATCCTTCATTGTGGTCACGGAGTGTGAGCCAGGCCAGGGTGTGGACCTCAGCCTGGCCCGGGACCAGCCTCTGGAGGCTGATGACCAGGAACTGCCCCTTGATGCCTCAGAATCCGAGGCACGGCCCCTCCATTCTGGTCGTAAGATGTCCCTGCAGGAGCGATCTCAGGCTGGGCCGGCATCCGGCAGCAGCCTGGACATGAATGGACGCTGCATCTGCCCATCCCTGTCCTACTCGCCGTCCAGCTCCCCACAGACCTCCCCGCGGATGCCCCGGCGGCCCACAGTGGAGTCACACCACGTCTCCATCACAGGTTTGCAG GACTGCGTGCAGCTGAACCAGTACACACTGAAGGATGAAATTGGAAAG GGCTCCTATGGTGTGGTCAAGCTGGCCTACAATGAAAATGACAGTACGTACTAT GCGATGAAAGTGCTGTCCAAAAAGAAGCTGATCCGGCAGGCCGGCTTTCCAC GTCGCCCCCCACCCCGAGGGACTCGCCCAGCTCCAGGGGGCTGCGTCCAGCCCAGGGGCCCCATCGAGCAGGTGTACCAGGAGATCGCCATCCTCAAGAAGCTGGACCACCCCAACGTAGTGAAGCTGgtggag GTCCTGGATGACCCCAACGAGGACCATCTGTACATGG TGTTTGAATTGGTCAACCAAGG GCCTGTGATGGAAGTGCCCACTCTCAAGCCACTGTCTGAAGACCAGGCCCGATTCTACTTCCAGGATCTGATCAAAGGCATTGAGTACT TACACTACCAGAAAATCATCCACCGGGACATCAAACCTTCCAACCTCCTGGTGGGAGAGGACGGGCACATCAAGATAGCCGACTTTGGTGTGAgcaatgagttcaagggcagcgaTGCCTTGCTGTCCAACACCGTGGGCACACCTGCCTTCATGGCACCTGAATCACTCTCAGAGACCCGCAAGATCTTCTCTGGGAAG GCCTTGGATGTTTGGGCCATGGGTGTGACTCTGTATTGCTTTGTCTTTGGCCAG TGCCCGTTTATGGATGAGCGGATCATGTGTTTGCACAGTAAGATCAAGAGCCAGGCCCTGGAGTTTCCAGACCA GCCTGACATAGCTGAAGACTTGAAAGATCTGATCACCCGAATGCTAGACAAGAACCCAGAGTCCAGGATTGTGGTGCCCGAGATCAAG aTCCTAGTGAAGACCATGATTCGGAAACGCTCCTTTGGGAACCCATTTGAGGGCAGCCGGCGGGAGGAACGTTCCTTGTCAGCACCTGGAAACCTGCTCAC CAAAAAACCAACAAGGGAATGGGAGCCCTTGTCTGAGCCCAAGGtaatgcctgtctgcctgcctgtgccatCGCCTCCCCTTCGCTGGGGCTTGGGGGCGGGCATCTGCAGAGCACGTGGGCATCTCCACCAGGCAGATGTGCCTTCAGCCTGA
- the Camkk2 gene encoding calcium/calmodulin-dependent protein kinase kinase 2 isoform X2 — MSSCVSSQPTSDRAAPQDELGSGGGSQESQKPCAALRGLSSLSIHLGMESFIVVTECEPGQGVDLSLARDQPLEADDQELPLDASESEARPLHSGRKMSLQERSQAGPASGSSLDMNGRCICPSLSYSPSSSPQTSPRMPRRPTVESHHVSITGLQDCVQLNQYTLKDEIGKGSYGVVKLAYNENDSTYYAMKVLSKKKLIRQAGFPRRPPPRGTRPAPGGCVQPRGPIEQVYQEIAILKKLDHPNVVKLVEVLDDPNEDHLYMVFELVNQGPVMEVPTLKPLSEDQARFYFQDLIKGIEYLHYQKIIHRDIKPSNLLVGEDGHIKIADFGVSNEFKGSDALLSNTVGTPAFMAPESLSETRKIFSGKALDVWAMGVTLYCFVFGQCPFMDERIMCLHSKIKSQALEFPDQPDIAEDLKDLITRMLDKNPESRIVVPEIKLHPWVTRHGAEPLPSEDENCTLVEVTEEEVENSVKHIPSLATVILVKTMIRKRSFGNPFEGSRREERSLSAPGNLLTKQGSEDSLRGPEPAPVGEEEVLL; from the exons ATGTCATCATGTGTCTCTAGCCAGCCCACCAGCGACCGGGCGGCCCCCCAGGATGAGCTGGGAAGCGGGGGTGGCAGCCAGGAAAGCCAGAAGCCCTGCGCGGCCCTGCGGGGACTCTCATCCTTAAGCATCCACTTGGGCATGGAATCCTTCATTGTGGTCACGGAGTGTGAGCCAGGCCAGGGTGTGGACCTCAGCCTGGCCCGGGACCAGCCTCTGGAGGCTGATGACCAGGAACTGCCCCTTGATGCCTCAGAATCCGAGGCACGGCCCCTCCATTCTGGTCGTAAGATGTCCCTGCAGGAGCGATCTCAGGCTGGGCCGGCATCCGGCAGCAGCCTGGACATGAATGGACGCTGCATCTGCCCATCCCTGTCCTACTCGCCGTCCAGCTCCCCACAGACCTCCCCGCGGATGCCCCGGCGGCCCACAGTGGAGTCACACCACGTCTCCATCACAGGTTTGCAG GACTGCGTGCAGCTGAACCAGTACACACTGAAGGATGAAATTGGAAAG GGCTCCTATGGTGTGGTCAAGCTGGCCTACAATGAAAATGACAGTACGTACTAT GCGATGAAAGTGCTGTCCAAAAAGAAGCTGATCCGGCAGGCCGGCTTTCCAC GTCGCCCCCCACCCCGAGGGACTCGCCCAGCTCCAGGGGGCTGCGTCCAGCCCAGGGGCCCCATCGAGCAGGTGTACCAGGAGATCGCCATCCTCAAGAAGCTGGACCACCCCAACGTAGTGAAGCTGgtggag GTCCTGGATGACCCCAACGAGGACCATCTGTACATGG TGTTTGAATTGGTCAACCAAGG GCCTGTGATGGAAGTGCCCACTCTCAAGCCACTGTCTGAAGACCAGGCCCGATTCTACTTCCAGGATCTGATCAAAGGCATTGAGTACT TACACTACCAGAAAATCATCCACCGGGACATCAAACCTTCCAACCTCCTGGTGGGAGAGGACGGGCACATCAAGATAGCCGACTTTGGTGTGAgcaatgagttcaagggcagcgaTGCCTTGCTGTCCAACACCGTGGGCACACCTGCCTTCATGGCACCTGAATCACTCTCAGAGACCCGCAAGATCTTCTCTGGGAAG GCCTTGGATGTTTGGGCCATGGGTGTGACTCTGTATTGCTTTGTCTTTGGCCAG TGCCCGTTTATGGATGAGCGGATCATGTGTTTGCACAGTAAGATCAAGAGCCAGGCCCTGGAGTTTCCAGACCA GCCTGACATAGCTGAAGACTTGAAAGATCTGATCACCCGAATGCTAGACAAGAACCCAGAGTCCAGGATTGTGGTGCCCGAGATCAAG CTGCACCCTTGGGTCACGAGGCACGGGGCCGAACCATTGCCATCGGAGGACGAGAACTGCACACTGGTCGAGGTGACCGAAGAGGAGGTCGAGAATTCAGTCAAACACATTCCCAGCCTGGCGACTGTG aTCCTAGTGAAGACCATGATTCGGAAACGCTCCTTTGGGAACCCATTTGAGGGCAGCCGGCGGGAGGAACGTTCCTTGTCAGCACCTGGAAACCTGCTCAC GAAACAAGGCAGCGAAGACAGCCTACGGGGCCCCGAGCCAGCCcctgtgggggaggaggaagtaCTCTTGTGA
- the Camkk2 gene encoding calcium/calmodulin-dependent protein kinase kinase 2 isoform X1, whose protein sequence is MSSCVSSQPTSDRAAPQDELGSGGGSQESQKPCAALRGLSSLSIHLGMESFIVVTECEPGQGVDLSLARDQPLEADDQELPLDASESEARPLHSGRKMSLQERSQAGPASGSSLDMNGRCICPSLSYSPSSSPQTSPRMPRRPTVESHHVSITGLQDCVQLNQYTLKDEIGKGSYGVVKLAYNENDSTYYAMKVLSKKKLIRQAGFPRRPPPRGTRPAPGGCVQPRGPIEQVYQEIAILKKLDHPNVVKLVEVLDDPNEDHLYMVFELVNQGPVMEVPTLKPLSEDQARFYFQDLIKGIEYLHYQKIIHRDIKPSNLLVGEDGHIKIADFGVSNEFKGSDALLSNTVGTPAFMAPESLSETRKIFSGKALDVWAMGVTLYCFVFGQCPFMDERIMCLHSKIKSQALEFPDQPDIAEDLKDLITRMLDKNPESRIVVPEIKLHPWVTRHGAEPLPSEDENCTLVEVTEEEVENSVKHIPSLATVILVKTMIRKRSFGNPFEGSRREERSLSAPGNLLTKKPTREWEPLSEPKVMPVCLPVPSPPLRWGLGAGICRARGHLHQADVPSA, encoded by the exons ATGTCATCATGTGTCTCTAGCCAGCCCACCAGCGACCGGGCGGCCCCCCAGGATGAGCTGGGAAGCGGGGGTGGCAGCCAGGAAAGCCAGAAGCCCTGCGCGGCCCTGCGGGGACTCTCATCCTTAAGCATCCACTTGGGCATGGAATCCTTCATTGTGGTCACGGAGTGTGAGCCAGGCCAGGGTGTGGACCTCAGCCTGGCCCGGGACCAGCCTCTGGAGGCTGATGACCAGGAACTGCCCCTTGATGCCTCAGAATCCGAGGCACGGCCCCTCCATTCTGGTCGTAAGATGTCCCTGCAGGAGCGATCTCAGGCTGGGCCGGCATCCGGCAGCAGCCTGGACATGAATGGACGCTGCATCTGCCCATCCCTGTCCTACTCGCCGTCCAGCTCCCCACAGACCTCCCCGCGGATGCCCCGGCGGCCCACAGTGGAGTCACACCACGTCTCCATCACAGGTTTGCAG GACTGCGTGCAGCTGAACCAGTACACACTGAAGGATGAAATTGGAAAG GGCTCCTATGGTGTGGTCAAGCTGGCCTACAATGAAAATGACAGTACGTACTAT GCGATGAAAGTGCTGTCCAAAAAGAAGCTGATCCGGCAGGCCGGCTTTCCAC GTCGCCCCCCACCCCGAGGGACTCGCCCAGCTCCAGGGGGCTGCGTCCAGCCCAGGGGCCCCATCGAGCAGGTGTACCAGGAGATCGCCATCCTCAAGAAGCTGGACCACCCCAACGTAGTGAAGCTGgtggag GTCCTGGATGACCCCAACGAGGACCATCTGTACATGG TGTTTGAATTGGTCAACCAAGG GCCTGTGATGGAAGTGCCCACTCTCAAGCCACTGTCTGAAGACCAGGCCCGATTCTACTTCCAGGATCTGATCAAAGGCATTGAGTACT TACACTACCAGAAAATCATCCACCGGGACATCAAACCTTCCAACCTCCTGGTGGGAGAGGACGGGCACATCAAGATAGCCGACTTTGGTGTGAgcaatgagttcaagggcagcgaTGCCTTGCTGTCCAACACCGTGGGCACACCTGCCTTCATGGCACCTGAATCACTCTCAGAGACCCGCAAGATCTTCTCTGGGAAG GCCTTGGATGTTTGGGCCATGGGTGTGACTCTGTATTGCTTTGTCTTTGGCCAG TGCCCGTTTATGGATGAGCGGATCATGTGTTTGCACAGTAAGATCAAGAGCCAGGCCCTGGAGTTTCCAGACCA GCCTGACATAGCTGAAGACTTGAAAGATCTGATCACCCGAATGCTAGACAAGAACCCAGAGTCCAGGATTGTGGTGCCCGAGATCAAG CTGCACCCTTGGGTCACGAGGCACGGGGCCGAACCATTGCCATCGGAGGACGAGAACTGCACACTGGTCGAGGTGACCGAAGAGGAGGTCGAGAATTCAGTCAAACACATTCCCAGCCTGGCGACTGTG aTCCTAGTGAAGACCATGATTCGGAAACGCTCCTTTGGGAACCCATTTGAGGGCAGCCGGCGGGAGGAACGTTCCTTGTCAGCACCTGGAAACCTGCTCAC CAAAAAACCAACAAGGGAATGGGAGCCCTTGTCTGAGCCCAAGGtaatgcctgtctgcctgcctgtgccatCGCCTCCCCTTCGCTGGGGCTTGGGGGCGGGCATCTGCAGAGCACGTGGGCATCTCCACCAGGCAGATGTGCCTTCAGCCTGA
- the Camkk2 gene encoding calcium/calmodulin-dependent protein kinase kinase 2 isoform X4 produces MSSCVSSQPTSDRAAPQDELGSGGGSQESQKPCAALRGLSSLSIHLGMESFIVVTECEPGQGVDLSLARDQPLEADDQELPLDASESEARPLHSGRKMSLQERSQAGPASGSSLDMNGRCICPSLSYSPSSSPQTSPRMPRRPTVESHHVSITGLQDCVQLNQYTLKDEIGKGSYGVVKLAYNENDSTYYAMKVLSKKKLIRQAGFPRRPPPRGTRPAPGGCVQPRGPIEQVYQEIAILKKLDHPNVVKLVEVLDDPNEDHLYMVFELVNQGPVMEVPTLKPLSEDQARFYFQDLIKGIEYLHYQKIIHRDIKPSNLLVGEDGHIKIADFGVSNEFKGSDALLSNTVGTPAFMAPESLSETRKIFSGKALDVWAMGVTLYCFVFGQCPFMDERIMCLHSKIKSQALEFPDQPDIAEDLKDLITRMLDKNPESRIVVPEIKILVKTMIRKRSFGNPFEGSRREERSLSAPGNLLTKQGSEDSLRGPEPAPVGEEEVLL; encoded by the exons ATGTCATCATGTGTCTCTAGCCAGCCCACCAGCGACCGGGCGGCCCCCCAGGATGAGCTGGGAAGCGGGGGTGGCAGCCAGGAAAGCCAGAAGCCCTGCGCGGCCCTGCGGGGACTCTCATCCTTAAGCATCCACTTGGGCATGGAATCCTTCATTGTGGTCACGGAGTGTGAGCCAGGCCAGGGTGTGGACCTCAGCCTGGCCCGGGACCAGCCTCTGGAGGCTGATGACCAGGAACTGCCCCTTGATGCCTCAGAATCCGAGGCACGGCCCCTCCATTCTGGTCGTAAGATGTCCCTGCAGGAGCGATCTCAGGCTGGGCCGGCATCCGGCAGCAGCCTGGACATGAATGGACGCTGCATCTGCCCATCCCTGTCCTACTCGCCGTCCAGCTCCCCACAGACCTCCCCGCGGATGCCCCGGCGGCCCACAGTGGAGTCACACCACGTCTCCATCACAGGTTTGCAG GACTGCGTGCAGCTGAACCAGTACACACTGAAGGATGAAATTGGAAAG GGCTCCTATGGTGTGGTCAAGCTGGCCTACAATGAAAATGACAGTACGTACTAT GCGATGAAAGTGCTGTCCAAAAAGAAGCTGATCCGGCAGGCCGGCTTTCCAC GTCGCCCCCCACCCCGAGGGACTCGCCCAGCTCCAGGGGGCTGCGTCCAGCCCAGGGGCCCCATCGAGCAGGTGTACCAGGAGATCGCCATCCTCAAGAAGCTGGACCACCCCAACGTAGTGAAGCTGgtggag GTCCTGGATGACCCCAACGAGGACCATCTGTACATGG TGTTTGAATTGGTCAACCAAGG GCCTGTGATGGAAGTGCCCACTCTCAAGCCACTGTCTGAAGACCAGGCCCGATTCTACTTCCAGGATCTGATCAAAGGCATTGAGTACT TACACTACCAGAAAATCATCCACCGGGACATCAAACCTTCCAACCTCCTGGTGGGAGAGGACGGGCACATCAAGATAGCCGACTTTGGTGTGAgcaatgagttcaagggcagcgaTGCCTTGCTGTCCAACACCGTGGGCACACCTGCCTTCATGGCACCTGAATCACTCTCAGAGACCCGCAAGATCTTCTCTGGGAAG GCCTTGGATGTTTGGGCCATGGGTGTGACTCTGTATTGCTTTGTCTTTGGCCAG TGCCCGTTTATGGATGAGCGGATCATGTGTTTGCACAGTAAGATCAAGAGCCAGGCCCTGGAGTTTCCAGACCA GCCTGACATAGCTGAAGACTTGAAAGATCTGATCACCCGAATGCTAGACAAGAACCCAGAGTCCAGGATTGTGGTGCCCGAGATCAAG aTCCTAGTGAAGACCATGATTCGGAAACGCTCCTTTGGGAACCCATTTGAGGGCAGCCGGCGGGAGGAACGTTCCTTGTCAGCACCTGGAAACCTGCTCAC GAAACAAGGCAGCGAAGACAGCCTACGGGGCCCCGAGCCAGCCcctgtgggggaggaggaagtaCTCTTGTGA
- the Camkk2 gene encoding calcium/calmodulin-dependent protein kinase kinase 2 isoform X5 yields MSSCVSSQPTSDRAAPQDELGSGGGSQESQKPCAALRGLSSLSIHLGMESFIVVTECEPGQGVDLSLARDQPLEADDQELPLDASESEARPLHSGRKMSLQERSQAGPASGSSLDMNGRCICPSLSYSPSSSPQTSPRMPRRPTVESHHVSITGLQDCVQLNQYTLKDEIGKGSYGVVKLAYNENDSTYYAMKVLSKKKLIRQAGFPRRPPPRGTRPAPGGCVQPRGPIEQVYQEIAILKKLDHPNVVKLVEVLDDPNEDHLYMVFELVNQGPVMEVPTLKPLSEDQARFYFQDLIKGIEYLHYQKIIHRDIKPSNLLVGEDGHIKIADFGVSNEFKGSDALLSNTVGTPAFMAPESLSETRKIFSGKALDVWAMGVTLYCFVFGQCPFMDERIMCLHSKIKSQALEFPDQPDIAEDLKDLITRMLDKNPESRIVVPEIKLHPWVTRHGAEPLPSEDENCTLVEVTEEEVENSVKHIPSLATVILVKTMIRKRSFGNPFEGSRREERSLSAPGNLLTKKPTREWEPLSEPKETRQRRQPTGPRASPCGGGGSTLVKGGPCVESWGAPAPGSPPRMPPLQPEEAAMELE; encoded by the exons ATGTCATCATGTGTCTCTAGCCAGCCCACCAGCGACCGGGCGGCCCCCCAGGATGAGCTGGGAAGCGGGGGTGGCAGCCAGGAAAGCCAGAAGCCCTGCGCGGCCCTGCGGGGACTCTCATCCTTAAGCATCCACTTGGGCATGGAATCCTTCATTGTGGTCACGGAGTGTGAGCCAGGCCAGGGTGTGGACCTCAGCCTGGCCCGGGACCAGCCTCTGGAGGCTGATGACCAGGAACTGCCCCTTGATGCCTCAGAATCCGAGGCACGGCCCCTCCATTCTGGTCGTAAGATGTCCCTGCAGGAGCGATCTCAGGCTGGGCCGGCATCCGGCAGCAGCCTGGACATGAATGGACGCTGCATCTGCCCATCCCTGTCCTACTCGCCGTCCAGCTCCCCACAGACCTCCCCGCGGATGCCCCGGCGGCCCACAGTGGAGTCACACCACGTCTCCATCACAGGTTTGCAG GACTGCGTGCAGCTGAACCAGTACACACTGAAGGATGAAATTGGAAAG GGCTCCTATGGTGTGGTCAAGCTGGCCTACAATGAAAATGACAGTACGTACTAT GCGATGAAAGTGCTGTCCAAAAAGAAGCTGATCCGGCAGGCCGGCTTTCCAC GTCGCCCCCCACCCCGAGGGACTCGCCCAGCTCCAGGGGGCTGCGTCCAGCCCAGGGGCCCCATCGAGCAGGTGTACCAGGAGATCGCCATCCTCAAGAAGCTGGACCACCCCAACGTAGTGAAGCTGgtggag GTCCTGGATGACCCCAACGAGGACCATCTGTACATGG TGTTTGAATTGGTCAACCAAGG GCCTGTGATGGAAGTGCCCACTCTCAAGCCACTGTCTGAAGACCAGGCCCGATTCTACTTCCAGGATCTGATCAAAGGCATTGAGTACT TACACTACCAGAAAATCATCCACCGGGACATCAAACCTTCCAACCTCCTGGTGGGAGAGGACGGGCACATCAAGATAGCCGACTTTGGTGTGAgcaatgagttcaagggcagcgaTGCCTTGCTGTCCAACACCGTGGGCACACCTGCCTTCATGGCACCTGAATCACTCTCAGAGACCCGCAAGATCTTCTCTGGGAAG GCCTTGGATGTTTGGGCCATGGGTGTGACTCTGTATTGCTTTGTCTTTGGCCAG TGCCCGTTTATGGATGAGCGGATCATGTGTTTGCACAGTAAGATCAAGAGCCAGGCCCTGGAGTTTCCAGACCA GCCTGACATAGCTGAAGACTTGAAAGATCTGATCACCCGAATGCTAGACAAGAACCCAGAGTCCAGGATTGTGGTGCCCGAGATCAAG CTGCACCCTTGGGTCACGAGGCACGGGGCCGAACCATTGCCATCGGAGGACGAGAACTGCACACTGGTCGAGGTGACCGAAGAGGAGGTCGAGAATTCAGTCAAACACATTCCCAGCCTGGCGACTGTG aTCCTAGTGAAGACCATGATTCGGAAACGCTCCTTTGGGAACCCATTTGAGGGCAGCCGGCGGGAGGAACGTTCCTTGTCAGCACCTGGAAACCTGCTCAC CAAAAAACCAACAAGGGAATGGGAGCCCTTGTCTGAGCCCAAG GAAACAAGGCAGCGAAGACAGCCTACGGGGCCCCGAGCCAGCCcctgtgggggaggaggaagtaCTCTTGTGAAAGGTGGTCCCTGCGTGGAAAGTTGGGGAGCTCCGGCCCCTGGCTCCCCACCACGCATGCCTCCACTGCAGCCCGAAGAGGCGGCGATGGAGCTGGAGTAA